One genomic window of Cannabis sativa cultivar Pink pepper isolate KNU-18-1 chromosome 2, ASM2916894v1, whole genome shotgun sequence includes the following:
- the LOC115720746 gene encoding large ribosomal subunit protein eL30 isoform X1, producing MVAAKKTKKTHESINNRLALVMKSGKYTLGYKTVLKSLRNSKGKLIIIANNCPPLRKSEIEYYAMLAKVGVHHYNGNNVDLGTACGKYYRVCCLSIIDPGTWPFFLFTNSKLLYFVIVCDSYWLSLNFSGDSDIIKNMPGEH from the exons ATGGTGGCCGCCAAGAAGACC AAGAAGACTCATGAGAGCATCAACAACAGGCTTGCTCTCGTCATGAAGAGTGGCAAGTACACATTGGGCTACAAAACAGTCCTCAAATCTCTCAGGAACTCCAAAG GGAAGCTAATTATCATTGCTAACAACTGCCCTCCTCTAAGGAAGTCTGAGATTGAATATTATGCTATGTTGGCTAAGGTTGGAGTTCATCACTACAACGGGA ACAACGTAGACTTGGGAACTGCATGTGGAAAATACTACAGAGTATGCTGCCTTAGCATTATTGACCCAGGTACTTGGCCCTTCTTTTTATTCACAAACTCGAAGCTTTTGTACTTTGTTATAGTTTGCGATTCTTATTGGTTATCATTAAACTTTTCAGGTGATTCGGATATCATTAAAAACATGCCTGGTGAACATTAA
- the LOC115720767 gene encoding mitotic checkpoint protein BUB3.3 yields MTGVPLVFDSPIQDAISSIQFAPQSNNLLISSWDSCLRLYDVDGSVLRLEASSEASLLDCCFQNELVGFSAGSDGSVRRYDFHSGTSEVVGNHDDLSICVGYSNETCQVISVGLDNKILAWDTRMEKELLCLVNVGSEVQSLSLSGFEMMVAVGRSVYVYDLRNLAKSIPSKKSDMDVNIKCISSVPHSRGFAVGSVDGRVALEMSSSSDSNDIRYMFRCHPKSTEKRLHLVSVNDIVFNTLMDSAFYTGDNEGYVIGWDAQSRKRLFELPRYPNSISSLSINNKGQLLAVASSYTYQEAKEREDIPQIFIQQIDDVSTNSFYCGSSSRK; encoded by the exons ATGACCGGAGTTCCTTTGGTATTTGACTCTCCGATTCAAGACGCCATTTCTAGCATTCAGTTTGCGCCGCAATCAAACAACCTTCTCATCTCTTCTTGGGATTCT TGTTTGCGGTTGTACGATGTGGATGGCTCGGTGCTTAGGTTAGAAGCTTCTTCGGAAGCTTCGCTTCTCGACTGCTGTTTCCAGAACGAGCTCGTTGGTTTTAGTGCTGGTTCTGATGGTTCCGTTAGAAG GTATGATTTTCATTCCGGAACTAGTGAGGTGGTTGGAAATCATGACGATCTTTCAATTTGCGTTGGATATTCTAATGAAACAT GCCAAGTAATCAGTGTTGGTTTGGACAATAAGATATTAGCCTGGGACACACGTATGGAGAAGGAACTTTTGTGTTTGGTAAATGTAGGATCAGAAGTGCAGTCATTGTCACTTTCAGGATTTGAAATGATGGTAGCAGTTGGAAGATCAGTGTATGTGTATGACTTGCGTAACTTAGCAAAATCGATTCCATCAAAAAAATCTGATATGGATGTTAATATAAAGTGCATCAGTTCAGTTCCTCATTCTAGAG GATTTGCTGTTGGCTCAGTAGATGGACGTGTAGCATTGGAGATGTCTTCTTCATCAGATTCAAATGACATCAG ATACATGTTTCGGTGTCATCCAAAGTCAACAGAAAAGAGACTTCATCTAGTGTCAGTGAATGACATTGTATTTAATACACT TATGGACAGTGCTTTTTATACTGGTGATAATGAGGGTTATGTTATTGGATGGGACGCTCAAAGCAGGAAAAGACTATTTGAG TTGCCTAGATACCCAAATAGCATCTCATCCTTATCGATCAACAATAAAGGACAACTTTTGGCTGTTGCATCTAGCTACACTTACCAAGAGGCTAAAGAAAG AGAAGATATTCCTCAAATATTCATACAACAAATTGACGATGTCAGTACGAATTCATTTTATTGTGGAAGTTCAAGTAGGAAGTGA
- the LOC115720746 gene encoding large ribosomal subunit protein eL30 isoform X2 — MVAAKKTKKTHESINNRLALVMKSGKYTLGYKTVLKSLRNSKGKLIIIANNCPPLRKSEIEYYAMLAKVGVHHYNGNNVDLGTACGKYYRVCCLSIIDPGDSDIIKNMPGEH, encoded by the exons ATGGTGGCCGCCAAGAAGACC AAGAAGACTCATGAGAGCATCAACAACAGGCTTGCTCTCGTCATGAAGAGTGGCAAGTACACATTGGGCTACAAAACAGTCCTCAAATCTCTCAGGAACTCCAAAG GGAAGCTAATTATCATTGCTAACAACTGCCCTCCTCTAAGGAAGTCTGAGATTGAATATTATGCTATGTTGGCTAAGGTTGGAGTTCATCACTACAACGGGA ACAACGTAGACTTGGGAACTGCATGTGGAAAATACTACAGAGTATGCTGCCTTAGCATTATTGACCCAG GTGATTCGGATATCATTAAAAACATGCCTGGTGAACATTAA
- the LOC115721312 gene encoding poly(ADP-ribose) glycohydrolase 1, with amino-acid sequence MEMEMKMEDREDLNSILPYLPLLLRSSTLFWPSQAIEILKLLAAGPDRSRLNSGDLFFRTITDLRRSLSLSSDPLAFSAHQGYVIFFDQLISTEESKKWFEEILPALANLLLRFPSLLESHYQNADNLINGVKTGLRILNSQEAGLVVLSQELIAALLGCSLFCLFPVAIRGDKHLPTINFDHLFASLHDSCDQKQQSKIKCIIHYFERICAQIPRGSVSFERNVLPLEQRPLCVSYPDANFWNGSSIPLCKFEVCSFGLIEDQSSGALEVDFANKYFGGGALHRGCVQEEIRFMINPELIAGMLFLPALEDNESIEVVGAERFSNYTGYASSFRFSGDYVDKKEMNSLGRRKTRIVAIDALCHPGMRQYKIKYLLREINKAFCGFMDQSKYDQYERGLVKNDCSRDEQDTDMKDPNYEGTSNLEAEAASTSIETLEEFVDPMTETCQENAHLPLKNQDDIGIATGNWGCGAFGGDPELKTIIQWLAASQGRRPFITYYTFGLRALQNLDQVSEWILVHKWTVGDLWNMVVEYCMQVLKGETYDGFFTWLLPSLSSHDEEGE; translated from the exons ATGGAAATGGAAATGAAAATGGAGGACAGAGAAGATCTGAACTCCATCTTACCCTACTTGCCATTGCTTTTACGCTCCTCAACCCTATTCTGGCCTTCTCAAGCCATTGAAATACTCAAGCTACTTGCTGCTGGACCTGACCGTAGCCGTCTTAACTCCGGAGACCTTTTCTTCCGCACCATTACTGACCTCAGacgctctctttctctctcttccgaCCCATTGGCCTTTTCTGCTCATCAAGGTTACGTTATCTTCTTCGACCAG TTAATATCTACGGAGGAATCGAAGAAATGGTTTGAAGAGATTCTTCCGGCATTGGCGAATTTACTATTGCGGTTTCCTTCTTTGCTCGAATCGCACTATCAGAATGCAGATAATCTGATCAATGGAGTTAAAACTGGTCTTCGTATTCTTAATTCACAAGAAGCCGGTTTAGTGGTCCTCAGTCAG GAATTGATTGCTGCTCTTCTTGGATGCTCTCTCTTTTGCTTGTTTCCAGTAGCTATCAGAGGTGACAAACATCTTCCAACAATCAACTTTGATCATTTATTCGC GTCTCTACATGACAGCTGTGATCAAAAGCAGCAGAGCAAGATAAAATGCATTATACACTATTTTGAACGGATATGTGCACAAATCCCTAGAGGTTCAGTGTCATTTGAGCGCAATGTTCTCCCTTTAGAGCAACGTCCTTTATGTGTTTCCTACCCAGATGCTAATTTCTGGAATGGTTCCTCAATTCCTTTGTGTAAATTTGAG GTCTGCAGTTTCGGTTTGATAGAAGATCAGTCAAGTGGTGCTCTTGAAGTAGATTTTGCAAACAAATATTTTGGAGGTGGTGCTCTTCACAGGGGCTGTGTACAG GAGGAGATCCGTTTTATGATCAATCCAGAATTAATTGCTGGAATGCTTTTCTTGCCTGCATTGGAAGATAATGAATCAATAGAAGTTGTTGGTGCAGAAAGGTTCTCAAACTATACAGG GTATGCTTCTTCTTTCCGTTTTTCTGGTGACTATGTGGACAAAAAGGAAATGAACTCTCTTGGAAGACGCAAAACGAGAATTGTTGCAATTGATGCCTTATGCCACCCGGGGATGagacaatacaaaataaaataccttCTCCG GGAGATTAACAAGGCATTCTGTGGCTTTATGGATCAATCTAAATATGACCAATATGAGAGAGGATTAGTAAAGAATGATTGTTCCAGAGATGAGCAAGACACGGACATGAAAGACCCCAACTACGAGGGCACAAGTAATCTTGAA GCAGAAGCTGCCTCAACTTCCATTGAAACATTGGAAGAGTTTGTAGACCCAATGACAGAAACATGTCAGGAGAATGCTCATCTGCCTCTGAAAAATCAAGACGATATAGGGATTGCAACAGGAAATTGGGGATGTGGTGCTTTTGGAGGAGACCCTGAACTGAAGACCATAATTCAATGGCTTGCAGCTTCTCAG GGCCGAAGACCTTTTATCACCTACTACACATTTGGCTTGCGTGCATTGCAGAACCTAGATCAG GTGAGTGAATGGATTTTGGTGCATAAATGGACTGTTGGGGATCTGTGGAATATGGTAGTGGAATATTGTATGCAAGTGTTGAAGGGAGAAACTTATGATGGCTTCTTCACTTGGCTACTTCCTTCGCTATCGAGCCATGATGAAGAGGGAGAGTAA
- the LOC115720742 gene encoding putative pectinesterase 11, with amino-acid sequence MSFVNYILLLPIIIVVAFSSSGFVVLGEEIPLNSPAVLLRVDQSGKGDFTKLQDAINAVPSNNNELVFILVKPGIYKEKIVVPADKPYITISGTKPSLTIITWNDGGDIFDSPTFSVLASDFVARFLTIENTFGSSGKAVALRVSGDKAAFYGCRIVSFQDTLLDDTGRHYYSNCYIEGATDFICGNAASLFEKCHIHSLAEGTGSITAQRRQSPSEETGFVFLGCNISGVRTALLGRPWGAYSRVIFAFSYISSAILPQGWDDWGNSDTHSTVYYGQYKCYGRGAVMSKRVEYGRNLTSLEAEPFLTKDFIGAKAWIRPVPTKFTKAFNKLVNGAKN; translated from the exons ATGTCTTTTGTcaattacatattattattaccaATAATTATTGTGGTGGCATTTTCATCAAGTGGTTTTGTGGTGTTGGGGGAGGAAATACCTTTAAATAGCCCAGCAGTGCTATTAAGGGTAGACCAATCAGGAAAAGGTGACTTCACCAAGTTACAAGATGCTATCAATGCAGTTCCATCCAATAATAATGAGCTTGTGTTTATTTTGGTTAAGCCAGGAATTTACAAAGAGAAAATTGTTGTACCAGCTGACAAGCCTTACATAACAATTAGTGGTACCAAACCTTCTCTCACTATTATCACTTGGAATGATGGTGGTGACATATTTGACTCTCCAACTTTCTCTGTTTTGGCTTCTGATTTCGTTGCACGTTTTCTTACCATTGag AACACATTTGGGTCAAGTGGTAAAGCTGTGGCGTTGAGAGTATCAGGTGATAAAGCAGCCTTCTATGGTTGTAGAATCGTTTCATTTCAAGATACTTTACTTGATGATACTGGTAGACATTATTACAGCAACTGTTATATTGAAGGAGCCACTGATTTCATTTGTGGCAATGCAGCTTCTCTATTTGAG AAATGCCATATTCATTCGTTGGCAGAAGGAACTGGATCAATCACAGCGCAACGAAGGCAGTCGCCATCGGAGGAGACGGGGTTCGTTTTCTTGGGGTGCAACATCTCTGGTGTGAGAACTGCCTTGTTAGGAAGGCCATGGGGAGCTTACTCAAGGGTCATCTTTGCTTTCAGTTACATATCAAGTGCTATACTGCCCCAAGGTTGGGATGACTGGGGAAACTCAGACACACACAG TACGGTATATTATGGACAATACAAATGTTATGGACGAGGAGCAGTTATGAGTAAAAGAGTGGAATATGGTCGTAACCTTACGAGCCTTGAGGCTGAGCCTTTCTTGACCAAAGACTTTATTGGTGCCAAAGCTTGGATCCGCCCTGTTCCCACCAAATTCACCAAAGCTTTTAACAAACTAGTTAATGGTGCAAAAAACTAA